One Myxosarcina sp. GI1 genomic window carries:
- a CDS encoding histidine phosphatase family protein — MKSLFILSLTLFLLLEVKFAIKFERFTDNYAISNVARAAERDIWTQMREDTGYVVLLRHAQTVSGTGDPPGFELDDCTTQRNLSQAGREQAKQIGKEFRDRNITIEQVLSSQYCRCLDTARLLDLGTVKPSPMLNSIFEDRTTVTQQVEQTRQRIFDRRQSLGVTVMVTHFANITEISGVSPQEGEAVVIKSDQQGNLEVIGTIQDW; from the coding sequence ATGAAATCTTTATTCATCTTGTCTTTAACATTGTTTTTATTACTCGAAGTAAAATTTGCTATTAAATTTGAAAGATTTACAGATAATTATGCGATTTCAAACGTTGCGCGGGCAGCAGAGCGAGATATTTGGACGCAAATGCGAGAAGATACAGGTTATGTAGTGCTGTTGCGACATGCCCAAACAGTGTCTGGAACGGGCGATCCTCCTGGGTTTGAGTTAGATGATTGTACTACTCAACGCAATTTGTCGCAGGCTGGTAGAGAGCAAGCAAAACAGATCGGTAAAGAGTTTCGCGATCGCAACATTACGATCGAACAAGTTTTATCCAGTCAGTATTGCCGATGTTTGGATACAGCCAGATTGTTAGATTTAGGTACTGTCAAACCTTCTCCAATGCTAAATTCCATTTTTGAAGACCGTACTACGGTAACTCAACAAGTAGAACAGACTCGTCAACGAATATTCGATCGCCGCCAGAGTTTAGGGGTAACTGTGATGGTGACGCATTTTGCCAATATTACCGAAATTAGCGGCGTTAGTCCTCAAGAAGGGGAAGCAGTGGTGATAAAATCCGACCAACAGGGCAATTTAGAAGTAATAGGAACAATTCAAGATTGGTAA
- a CDS encoding response regulator transcription factor — protein MKILLIEDDKTLIDLLTRTLAERSYAVDVVTDGEQGWIYGSTYTYDLILLDWSLPKLDGISLCQRFRARGYNTPIILLTSRHGSQNKIRGLDAGADDYICKPFDVEELAARIRALLRRLNCNFLPVLSWGDLQLDPCSCQVTYQGNILSLATKEYMLLELFLRHRQEVLSIEDIIESLWTSMEYPAEATVRSHIRHLREKLKSAGLPEDIITTMRGQGYCLKPLPQAETSESILASEPADKHSKHLAALTLIWNKHRPKRQQQLTTIEQAIAALQRGTLELSDRLSAIVAAHSLAGNLGQFGLYRGSELARELEELLQNNPNREQWQKLSLKLTALNEEIANERNISPQLDQKLAADSPLLLIVGDVNSSSQITQEAKIQGIRTKTLPTSETVKIWLEQQQDRYENLPQAVLLTISFTNLESDLRQEYLALIAEFKLLEPSIPVIVIADRDRFGDRLQVARHGGSFYLTQPLTPSQIIAVCQQAIQRSSRCKKIMIVDDDTELLQVLPSLLQPWGFQLTTLQDPRQFWEVLQAVNPDLILLDIEMPHLSGIELCKVLRTHPYWCKLPVLFLSIHNDRHISSDAFASGASDFICKPATARQLAHRIINHLARST, from the coding sequence GCAGAACGGAGTTACGCGGTCGATGTGGTTACAGATGGCGAGCAAGGCTGGATTTATGGTTCTACTTACACCTACGACCTGATTCTTCTCGATTGGTCGTTACCCAAACTCGACGGTATTAGTCTCTGTCAGCGTTTTCGCGCTCGCGGTTATAATACACCAATTATTTTACTAACTTCTCGTCACGGCAGCCAAAACAAAATCAGGGGATTAGATGCAGGAGCAGATGATTATATCTGCAAACCCTTTGATGTAGAAGAGTTAGCCGCTCGTATTCGAGCATTGTTGCGTCGCTTAAACTGTAATTTTCTTCCCGTATTAAGTTGGGGAGATTTACAACTCGATCCTTGTAGTTGCCAGGTTACTTATCAAGGAAACATTTTGTCTTTAGCAACCAAGGAATATATGCTACTAGAGCTATTTTTGCGTCACCGACAAGAAGTTTTAAGTATCGAAGATATTATTGAAAGTCTTTGGACATCGATGGAATATCCTGCCGAGGCGACGGTTCGTTCGCACATCAGACATTTGCGAGAAAAATTAAAATCCGCTGGTTTACCAGAAGATATTATTACTACGATGAGAGGACAGGGATATTGTTTGAAACCTTTGCCTCAAGCCGAAACTTCGGAAAGCATACTTGCTTCAGAACCAGCCGATAAGCACTCAAAACATTTAGCTGCTCTAACTCTAATTTGGAACAAACATCGACCCAAACGCCAACAACAGCTAACAACTATAGAACAAGCGATCGCCGCTTTACAACGAGGTACACTCGAACTTAGCGATCGCCTGTCGGCAATTGTCGCCGCTCATAGTTTGGCAGGAAATCTGGGACAATTTGGCTTGTATCGGGGTTCTGAGTTGGCTAGAGAACTAGAAGAATTGCTGCAAAACAATCCCAATCGCGAGCAATGGCAAAAATTATCGCTTAAATTGACTGCTTTAAATGAAGAAATAGCTAACGAACGTAATATTTCTCCCCAGCTCGACCAAAAACTTGCGGCAGATTCGCCTCTGCTGTTAATTGTTGGCGATGTTAATTCAAGCTCGCAGATAACCCAAGAAGCAAAAATTCAGGGAATTCGTACTAAGACTTTGCCTACATCAGAAACGGTAAAAATTTGGCTGGAACAACAACAAGACCGTTACGAAAATCTTCCCCAGGCAGTGCTGTTAACTATATCTTTTACTAATTTAGAATCCGACCTGCGGCAGGAATATTTAGCATTAATCGCCGAATTTAAATTACTAGAACCATCAATACCAGTTATTGTAATTGCCGATCGCGATCGCTTTGGCGATCGGTTGCAGGTAGCTAGACACGGGGGCAGTTTTTACCTCACTCAGCCACTAACTCCCAGTCAAATAATTGCTGTTTGCCAGCAAGCTATACAGCGTTCTTCTCGCTGCAAAAAAATCATGATTGTCGATGACGATACAGAATTGCTACAAGTCTTACCTTCTTTGTTACAACCTTGGGGATTTCAGCTAACTACCCTCCAAGATCCGCGACAGTTTTGGGAAGTTCTGCAAGCGGTAAATCCCGATTTAATACTGCTAGACATCGAAATGCCACATTTAAGCGGTATTGAATTATGTAAAGTGCTAAGAACTCATCCTTACTGGTGCAAACTACCTGTTTTGTTTCTCAGCATTCATAACGATCGTCATATTTCTAGTGATGCCTTTGCCAGTGGTGCCAGCGATTTTATCTGTAAACCTGCAACCGCTCGCCAACTCGCCCATCGTATTATCAATCACTTGGCTCGCTCTACTTAA
- the ald gene encoding alanine dehydrogenase — translation MEIGVPKETKDREFRVGLTPNSVSVLSKKHTVFVETGAGVGAGFSDEDYLQAGAKIVEDAATAWDRELVVKVKEPLKAEYQYLQPQQLLFTYFHLAADRTLTKALIESGTTAIAYETVELPDGKLPLLTPMSIIAGRLSVQFGARYLEKQQGGRGVLLGGVPGVSPGKVVILGGGIVGTEAAKIAVGMGARVQIIDINVDRLSYLETLFGSRVELLYSSAPQIEAVVPDADLLIGAVLVVGRKAPVLVSHDLVGQMRPGSVIVDVAVDQGGCIETLRPTSHTTPTYVEEGVVHFGVPNMPGAVPWTATQALNNSTLPYAIKLADLGLKALETDANLAKGLNIKGGQIVHPAVQQVFSDL, via the coding sequence ATGGAAATAGGCGTACCAAAAGAAACCAAAGATCGAGAATTTCGTGTGGGATTGACTCCTAATAGCGTTAGCGTCTTGTCAAAAAAACATACGGTATTTGTCGAAACTGGTGCTGGTGTGGGTGCTGGCTTTAGCGATGAAGATTATTTACAGGCAGGGGCGAAAATTGTTGAAGATGCAGCCACAGCTTGGGATCGAGAGCTAGTAGTTAAAGTTAAGGAACCTCTTAAAGCAGAATATCAATATTTACAGCCCCAACAGCTATTATTTACTTATTTTCATCTAGCTGCCGATCGCACTTTAACCAAAGCTTTAATTGAGTCGGGAACCACTGCGATCGCCTATGAAACTGTAGAATTACCAGACGGTAAACTCCCCCTACTTACACCGATGAGCATTATTGCAGGTCGCTTATCGGTACAATTTGGCGCGAGATATTTAGAAAAACAGCAGGGAGGCAGAGGAGTATTACTCGGTGGCGTGCCTGGAGTCAGTCCTGGTAAAGTAGTAATTTTAGGTGGTGGCATCGTCGGTACAGAAGCGGCAAAAATTGCTGTCGGGATGGGTGCGAGGGTGCAAATTATCGATATTAACGTCGATCGCCTGTCTTATTTAGAAACTCTATTTGGTTCGCGGGTAGAATTACTCTACAGTAGTGCGCCACAAATTGAAGCTGTAGTTCCCGATGCCGACTTACTGATCGGTGCGGTATTGGTAGTAGGTAGAAAAGCACCCGTGTTGGTTTCTCATGACTTAGTCGGTCAAATGCGTCCTGGTTCGGTAATTGTGGATGTAGCAGTAGATCAGGGAGGCTGTATCGAAACTCTGCGTCCCACATCCCATACCACTCCTACCTATGTCGAAGAAGGAGTAGTACACTTTGGCGTACCAAATATGCCTGGTGCAGTTCCCTGGACGGCTACACAAGCTTTAAATAATAGCACTTTGCCCTATGCAATTAAACTAGCCGACTTGGGTTTGAAAGCTTTAGAAACCGATGCCAATTTAGCCAAAGGTTTAAACATCAAAGGCGGTCAGATCGTTCACCCCGCAGTTCAACAGGTATTTTCCGATCTGTAG
- a CDS encoding mechanosensitive ion channel family protein: MSTAQKRSKDMFMSLEFMEWKFLGNTLGSLLTAVATIVIAVVIVKLARYFFLKRIKRWVNKTPSIWDDRLVSIVERHFIPIFYLLSVYLAVNQLKLHQLLARSIDVILIILGTFLGVKLITSLIEYALRLYWVTHHSKNVSFEQTIDALLPAIRTIVWAIGFVFLLDNLGFDISAVIASLGIGGVAIALASQGLLQDLFSYFAILFDRPFELKDFIIVGDYLGTVEYVGIKTTRLKSIDGEEIIIANTDLTSSRIRNYKRMRQRRIAFKFGVIYDTNPEQLAAIPQIVGHIISNTENVTFDRAHFLAYGDFSLDFEVVYFVGSSDYTQYMNAQQQINLQLKQEFTQRGIEFAYPTQVNYLHLNETQLNGNGNGKKEQTTNV; encoded by the coding sequence ATGTCTACCGCACAAAAGCGATCGAAGGATATGTTTATGTCTTTAGAATTTATGGAATGGAAATTTTTAGGTAATACTCTTGGTAGTTTGCTAACTGCGGTAGCGACAATTGTTATCGCCGTAGTCATTGTTAAACTGGCTCGCTACTTTTTTCTCAAACGTATCAAACGATGGGTAAATAAAACCCCAAGTATTTGGGACGATCGCCTGGTTAGTATTGTAGAACGCCACTTTATCCCCATCTTTTATTTATTAAGTGTTTATTTAGCTGTCAACCAACTCAAACTACATCAGCTTTTAGCTAGATCTATCGATGTAATATTAATTATTCTGGGGACATTTCTGGGTGTAAAATTAATTACTTCTTTAATTGAATATGCCTTACGTTTGTACTGGGTCACTCATCATTCTAAAAATGTCAGTTTCGAGCAAACCATTGATGCTTTACTACCAGCAATTAGAACTATAGTTTGGGCGATCGGATTTGTTTTTTTATTAGATAACTTAGGATTTGATATTTCAGCCGTTATCGCCAGTTTGGGCATTGGCGGTGTAGCGATCGCTCTAGCTTCTCAAGGTTTATTACAGGACTTATTTAGCTATTTTGCAATTTTGTTCGATCGCCCGTTTGAACTAAAAGATTTTATTATCGTGGGCGATTATTTAGGTACGGTCGAATATGTCGGTATTAAAACTACCAGACTTAAAAGTATTGACGGCGAAGAAATTATTATTGCCAATACAGATTTAACTAGTTCGAGAATTCGCAACTATAAGCGGATGAGACAGAGAAGAATTGCCTTCAAATTTGGCGTGATTTACGATACCAACCCCGAACAGCTAGCAGCAATACCTCAAATAGTAGGACATATTATTAGTAACACTGAAAATGTAACTTTCGATCGCGCTCACTTTTTAGCTTATGGTGATTTTAGCCTCGATTTTGAAGTAGTTTATTTTGTTGGCAGCAGTGACTACACTCAATATATGAACGCCCAACAACAAATAAACTTACAACTAAAACAAGAATTTACCCAAAGAGGAATTGAGTTTGCCTATCCTACTCAGGTTAATTATTTACATTTAAATGAAACACAACTAAATGGCAATGGAAACGGCAAAAAAGAGCAAACAACTAATGTTTGA
- a CDS encoding glycosyltransferase family 39 protein, with amino-acid sequence MNFSKLRSDRLTIFILVILLLGIWLRFTNLERQVYWIDEVHTSLRAAGYSRTEFVEQAPDGYIVGREDLQKFQQLTPERNFIAGVKAIASSEHSPLYYVLARLGMELFGSSIAVTRGVAALISLLAFPCIYLLAKELFNSSLVGLIAMALLAVSPFHLLYAREAREYSLLTVTILLSSWVLLKAIKHNHKSYWSWYGISVALCLYAHPLAIFALIAHGIYVAVGNKFSWQRLKAYFIASGTGILLFIPWIVVFIVNGDGVGSWIERKIDLGVWLQRWILNLSSIFFDLQVGYSDRLFDVESGQDLVINYSNWLNYLIIPILLFIIYALYFVVRHAPKSARLFVLLLIGCTAIGLGLPDLISGGQRSTVGRYIIPLYLGIELAAAYCLASKITTVKNSEAYRFVWRIVTVVLISLGVWCSLAIVRSPTWWNKYSSYYNPQIASVINNYNNPLVIGNTNRISRLTSLSYLLNSDAKFLLLDINETLPEIGDRKNIFLFRPYSELIETVEQDNRYALKSIFLDYLWRVKNRS; translated from the coding sequence ATGAATTTTTCCAAGCTTCGTAGCGATCGCCTGACTATTTTTATTTTAGTGATTCTGTTATTAGGAATTTGGTTGCGATTTACTAATTTAGAGCGTCAGGTTTACTGGATAGATGAAGTACATACCTCGTTACGTGCTGCTGGTTATAGTCGCACTGAATTTGTAGAACAAGCTCCTGATGGTTATATAGTAGGCAGAGAAGATTTACAAAAGTTTCAGCAGCTTACCCCCGAAAGAAACTTTATTGCTGGGGTAAAAGCGATCGCTTCTTCGGAACATTCTCCGCTATATTATGTACTGGCTAGATTGGGAATGGAACTTTTTGGCAGTAGCATTGCAGTTACTAGAGGCGTAGCGGCATTAATTAGTTTATTGGCTTTCCCCTGCATATATTTGTTGGCAAAAGAATTATTTAATTCTTCTCTGGTGGGTTTAATAGCAATGGCACTACTAGCAGTTTCACCGTTTCATTTGCTATATGCCAGAGAAGCAAGGGAATACAGTTTACTGACGGTAACTATTTTACTTTCTAGTTGGGTTTTACTAAAGGCAATAAAACACAACCACAAAAGTTACTGGAGTTGGTATGGAATAAGTGTTGCTTTATGTCTATACGCTCATCCTTTAGCTATATTTGCCCTAATAGCTCACGGTATTTATGTTGCAGTTGGTAATAAGTTTAGCTGGCAGAGATTAAAAGCATATTTTATTGCTTCTGGTACGGGGATTTTATTATTTATTCCCTGGATTGTCGTTTTTATTGTTAACGGTGATGGTGTAGGTAGCTGGATCGAGAGAAAGATAGATCTAGGTGTATGGTTGCAACGCTGGATATTAAATTTAAGTTCGATTTTTTTCGATTTACAGGTAGGCTATAGCGATCGCCTGTTTGATGTAGAATCAGGACAAGATCTAGTTATTAACTATAGTAATTGGCTAAATTATTTAATTATTCCCATACTTTTATTTATAATTTATGCCCTTTATTTTGTAGTTCGTCATGCACCTAAATCTGCAAGGTTATTTGTCTTATTATTAATTGGCTGTACGGCTATTGGTTTGGGTTTACCAGATCTAATTTCTGGCGGACAGCGTTCTACTGTGGGTAGATATATTATTCCCCTGTATTTAGGAATCGAACTAGCTGCGGCTTACTGTTTGGCGAGTAAAATTACTACAGTTAAAAACAGTGAAGCTTATCGTTTTGTGTGGCGTATAGTTACGGTTGTTTTAATTTCTTTAGGTGTTTGGTGTAGTTTGGCTATAGTGCGATCGCCCACTTGGTGGAATAAATACAGTAGTTATTACAATCCTCAAATAGCGTCAGTGATTAATAACTATAACAATCCTTTAGTTATTGGCAACACTAATAGAATTAGTCGTCTAACTTCTCTCAGTTATTTATTAAACAGCGATGCCAAATTTTTGTTATTGGATATAAATGAAACTTTGCCAGAAATAGGCGATCGCAAAAACATATTTTTATTTCGTCCCTATAGTGAACTAATAGAAACAGTTGAACAGGATAATCGATACGCTCTAAAATCGATCTTTTTAGATTATCTGTGGCGTGTTAAAAATCGTTCGTAG
- a CDS encoding cupin domain-containing protein, with protein sequence MLVESKIKNCKLSSDIVVVREPNRLCDYEHGYLRGWGLTGQTAGSKNLSMAHGIIPPGMSANPHYHPFETAIYMLKGNCRVFLKEDKSEYKDIEASDFLYIPANVIHCPANIGETVVEYIVARSSSEELCLYP encoded by the coding sequence ATGCTCGTAGAATCTAAAATTAAAAATTGCAAATTATCTTCTGATATAGTTGTTGTTCGAGAACCAAATAGGCTGTGTGATTACGAACATGGTTATTTAAGAGGCTGGGGATTAACGGGTCAAACTGCTGGTTCAAAAAATCTCAGTATGGCTCACGGTATTATTCCTCCTGGAATGAGTGCCAACCCTCACTATCACCCTTTTGAAACGGCAATTTATATGCTCAAAGGAAACTGTAGAGTTTTCTTAAAAGAGGATAAAAGCGAATATAAAGATATAGAAGCGAGTGATTTTCTCTATATTCCAGCTAATGTGATTCACTGTCCAGCTAATATTGGCGAGACAGTAGTAGAGTATATCGTGGCGCGGAGTTCTTCCGAAGAACTATGTTTGTATCCATAG